A single Iodidimonas sp. SYSU 1G8 DNA region contains:
- a CDS encoding NmrA family NAD(P)-binding protein produces MALVAVFGASGRQGLAQVRQLVKAGHDVRALSRSADPFYGEVFEGSGNITVVPADTADDASLQNAVNGVDAVFYTHPVRYGDRVEWVERVGKACVKAGVKRMVWNTSMWIPDRAGDPGRYGLNTIAINRLWRTGCPATVFGSVLFMDNLLTSWAFESIVRDGVYTYPHNPFLQANWISLDDVAKFMIASIDRPDLEGAWMNIGGPERLVPDDVAQILTEATGRPVKFVPRFPADFGKALADAFGNTIGPDEHAAIVKRMEEFYIYNNFAETKPFCVDVKPVLDRIPIKLETMREWAARQEWKLTNKPRPPAG; encoded by the coding sequence ATGGCATTGGTAGCGGTTTTCGGCGCGAGCGGCCGGCAAGGCCTGGCGCAGGTGCGCCAGCTGGTGAAGGCGGGTCATGACGTGCGGGCGCTGTCGCGCAGCGCGGACCCGTTCTATGGCGAGGTTTTCGAGGGGTCGGGCAACATCACTGTCGTGCCGGCGGACACGGCCGACGATGCGTCGCTGCAGAACGCCGTGAACGGCGTCGATGCCGTGTTCTACACCCATCCGGTTCGCTATGGCGACCGCGTGGAGTGGGTCGAGCGCGTCGGCAAGGCCTGCGTGAAGGCTGGGGTCAAGCGCATGGTCTGGAACACGTCCATGTGGATTCCGGACCGCGCCGGCGATCCGGGCCGCTATGGCCTGAACACCATCGCCATCAACCGGCTGTGGCGCACCGGCTGTCCGGCGACCGTGTTCGGCTCGGTGCTGTTCATGGACAATCTGCTGACCAGCTGGGCGTTCGAGTCCATCGTGCGCGACGGCGTCTATACCTATCCGCACAACCCGTTCCTGCAGGCCAACTGGATCAGCCTGGACGACGTGGCCAAGTTCATGATCGCGTCCATCGACCGCCCCGACCTGGAAGGCGCGTGGATGAACATCGGCGGTCCCGAGCGTCTCGTGCCCGACGACGTGGCCCAGATCCTGACCGAAGCGACCGGCCGTCCGGTGAAGTTCGTGCCGCGTTTTCCCGCCGATTTCGGCAAGGCGCTGGCCGATGCCTTCGGCAACACCATCGGCCCCGACGAGCACGCGGCCATCGTGAAGCGGATGGAGGAGTTCTACATCTACAACAACTTCGCCGAGACCAAGCCGTTCTGCGTCGACGTGAAGCCGGTGCTCGACCGCATTCCGATCAAGCTGGAAACCATGCGGGAATGGGCCGCCCGGCAGGAGTGGAAGCTGACCAACAAGCCACGCCCGCCGGCCGGCTGA
- the gluQRS gene encoding tRNA glutamyl-Q(34) synthetase GluQRS, translating into MIVTRFAPSPNGFLHLGHALSALTGFRAAHAAGGRFLLRIEDIDTGRARPEFEQAIHEDLAWLGLEWERPVRRQSEHFGDYEAALTRLDGMGLTYPCFCTRKDIEAEIARSPAAPHGPEGALYPGICRHRSGTDRAARIAAGEKFAVRLDVEKALALTGPLSWHDKLKGEIAADPASLGDVVLARKDIPTSYHLAVTVDDALQGVTLVTRGEDLFHATHIHRLLQALLDLPVPAYWHHGLIRDANGDRLAKSKGAPALRDLRTAGMSAEAVVRRVDGTA; encoded by the coding sequence ATGATCGTCACCCGCTTCGCGCCCAGTCCCAATGGTTTCCTGCATCTGGGCCACGCCCTGTCGGCGCTGACCGGGTTCCGCGCGGCGCACGCGGCGGGCGGGCGGTTTTTGCTGCGCATCGAAGACATCGACACGGGACGCGCACGGCCCGAATTCGAGCAGGCCATTCACGAGGATTTGGCGTGGCTCGGGCTGGAGTGGGAAAGGCCGGTGCGGCGCCAGTCCGAGCATTTCGGGGATTACGAGGCCGCGCTGACGCGGCTGGACGGGATGGGCCTCACCTATCCGTGCTTTTGCACCCGCAAGGACATCGAGGCCGAGATCGCGCGCAGCCCGGCCGCGCCGCACGGCCCGGAAGGCGCGCTGTATCCGGGGATCTGCCGTCACCGTTCCGGGACGGACAGGGCGGCGCGGATCGCCGCCGGGGAGAAATTCGCCGTCCGGCTCGATGTGGAAAAGGCGCTGGCCCTTACCGGCCCGCTGTCCTGGCACGACAAGCTGAAGGGCGAGATCGCCGCCGATCCCGCCTCGCTGGGCGACGTGGTGCTGGCGCGCAAGGACATCCCGACCAGCTATCACCTCGCCGTCACCGTCGACGATGCGCTGCAGGGCGTGACGCTGGTGACGCGCGGCGAGGACCTGTTCCATGCGACCCATATCCACCGGCTGCTGCAGGCGCTGCTGGATTTACCCGTGCCGGCGTACTGGCACCATGGCCTGATCCGCGATGCCAATGGCGACCGCCTGGCGAAGTCGAAGGGCGCGCCAGCGCTGCGCGACCTGCGGACGGCGGGCATGAGCGCCGAGGCGGTGGTGCGGAGGGTGGACGGCACCGCCTGA
- a CDS encoding ABC transporter permease, producing MHQIIEKPAYDVRPMGRVNWIGLWTLYCKEVQRFMKVGMQTVFAPAVTTILFFAIFMVALGGDHRVVDGMPFGEFLVPGLVMMGIVQNSFANTSSSLLIAKVQGNIVDLLMPPLSAGEMTLAFVLGGITRGLLVAVVVVLPLLPFVHVALPHPLVALYYALSASMLLSLIGLLGGIWATKFDHMAAVTNFVIMPLSFLSGTFYSIERLPGVWQTISHFNPFFYAIDGLRYAFTGHADGSIVLGAVVMAALNVIFYAICYWVFRRGYRLKD from the coding sequence ATGCACCAGATCATCGAAAAGCCCGCCTACGACGTGCGCCCGATGGGCCGGGTCAACTGGATCGGCCTGTGGACGCTGTACTGCAAGGAAGTACAGCGCTTCATGAAGGTCGGCATGCAGACGGTGTTCGCGCCGGCGGTCACCACCATCCTGTTCTTCGCCATCTTCATGGTGGCGCTGGGCGGCGATCACCGCGTGGTCGACGGCATGCCGTTCGGCGAGTTCCTGGTGCCGGGCCTGGTGATGATGGGCATCGTCCAGAACAGTTTCGCCAACACCTCCTCGTCGCTGCTGATCGCCAAGGTGCAGGGCAACATCGTCGACCTGCTGATGCCGCCGCTGAGCGCCGGCGAGATGACGCTGGCCTTCGTGCTGGGCGGCATCACGCGCGGCCTGCTGGTCGCCGTCGTGGTGGTGCTGCCGCTGCTGCCGTTCGTGCACGTGGCGCTGCCGCATCCGTTGGTGGCGCTCTATTACGCGCTGTCCGCGTCCATGCTGCTGTCGCTGATCGGCCTCTTGGGCGGCATCTGGGCGACCAAGTTCGATCATATGGCGGCGGTGACCAACTTCGTCATCATGCCTTTGTCATTTCTGTCGGGTACGTTCTATTCCATCGAGCGTCTGCCCGGCGTCTGGCAGACGATCAGCCACTTCAACCCGTTCTTCTATGCCATCGACGGGCTGCGCTATGCATTCACCGGCCATGCGGACGGGTCGATCGTGCTGGGCGCCGTCGTCATGGCGGCGCTGAACGTGATCTTCTACGCGATCTGCTACTGGGTCTTCCGACGAGGGTACCGGCTCAAGGATTAG
- a CDS encoding peptidylprolyl isomerase encodes MKFALGPAVGIALACVALTACDQKAPEKDAGTASVVVATVNGDDIHQSDVDALYNNLPPQYRQLPIEFLQEQLVSRLIEQKLMVEQAKADGIEKDEKYKERLELAKETALEEVWITKQIDAKLTPERLKKAYDEMVASFKPATEYKASHILVKTEEEGKAIIDALNKGADFAALAKEKSLDPGSGAAGGDLGDFFSPDKMVPEFSQAVTALKPGEVSKTPVKSQYGWHVIKVMETRQSTPPAQADVEAQIKESERDKVVEEIISELRGKAKIEKPKPEGETTGHEGHDAPAAPAPAPAPEAPAETK; translated from the coding sequence ATGAAATTCGCACTCGGACCCGCGGTGGGCATCGCCCTCGCCTGCGTCGCGCTGACAGCCTGCGACCAGAAGGCGCCGGAAAAGGACGCGGGCACGGCCAGCGTCGTCGTCGCCACGGTCAATGGCGACGACATCCACCAGTCGGACGTCGACGCGCTGTACAACAACCTGCCGCCCCAGTACCGACAGCTGCCGATCGAGTTCCTGCAGGAACAGCTGGTGTCGCGCCTCATCGAGCAGAAGCTGATGGTCGAGCAGGCCAAGGCCGACGGCATCGAGAAGGACGAGAAGTACAAGGAGCGGCTCGAGCTGGCCAAGGAAACGGCGCTCGAGGAAGTCTGGATCACCAAGCAGATCGACGCCAAGCTGACGCCCGAGCGGCTGAAGAAGGCCTATGACGAGATGGTCGCGTCGTTCAAGCCCGCCACCGAATACAAGGCCAGCCACATCCTGGTGAAGACCGAGGAAGAGGGCAAGGCGATCATCGACGCGCTGAACAAGGGCGCCGATTTCGCCGCCCTGGCCAAGGAAAAATCGCTGGACCCGGGTTCGGGCGCGGCGGGCGGCGATCTGGGCGACTTCTTCTCGCCGGACAAGATGGTGCCGGAATTCTCGCAGGCGGTGACCGCCCTGAAGCCGGGCGAAGTGTCCAAGACCCCGGTCAAGAGCCAGTATGGCTGGCACGTGATCAAGGTGATGGAGACCCGCCAGAGCACCCCGCCGGCGCAGGCCGACGTGGAAGCCCAGATCAAGGAATCCGAGCGCGACAAGGTCGTGGAGGAAATCATCAGCGAGCTGCGCGGCAAGGCGAAGATCGAGAAGCCGAAGCCCGAGGGCGAAACCACCGGCCATGAAGGCCACGACGCGCCGGCGGCCCCGGCGCCCGCTCCGGCTCCGGAGGCCCCGGCGGAAACCAAGTAA
- a CDS encoding helix-turn-helix domain-containing protein, giving the protein MAEETVHESARPRRRWLTQRGERVRGVILRAAVQCFVEVGYGRTTMSEVAKQAGVTRGQVQHHFATTPDLLAAAVRWLHAEIGRELDAGLAARDGARGSLAETAVSVLWAHASGSLQTAARELTAAARTDPELRRVLDESRAEIEAERNGRLRHLYRELLELDPPGFAMLADYMQVFLHGLAETSFASDDEARKAALLDFFVSNIRRFWTDRGKSPDAVSTGQVRDRAAIPRGG; this is encoded by the coding sequence ATGGCAGAAGAAACCGTCCATGAATCAGCGCGTCCGCGCCGCCGCTGGCTGACCCAGCGCGGGGAACGCGTGCGCGGTGTGATCCTCCGTGCCGCGGTGCAGTGCTTCGTCGAGGTCGGCTATGGCCGCACGACCATGAGCGAGGTGGCCAAGCAGGCCGGCGTCACCCGGGGCCAGGTGCAGCATCATTTCGCCACCACGCCTGATCTTCTGGCGGCGGCGGTGCGCTGGCTGCACGCCGAGATCGGGCGGGAACTGGACGCCGGCCTCGCGGCGCGGGATGGCGCGCGGGGCAGTCTGGCCGAGACGGCGGTCTCGGTGCTGTGGGCGCATGCCTCGGGCTCGTTGCAGACGGCCGCGCGCGAGCTGACGGCGGCGGCGCGCACCGATCCGGAACTGCGCCGGGTGCTGGATGAAAGCCGCGCCGAGATCGAGGCGGAGCGCAACGGTCGGCTCCGGCATCTCTACCGGGAATTGCTGGAGCTCGATCCGCCGGGCTTCGCCATGCTGGCGGATTACATGCAGGTGTTCCTGCACGGGCTGGCCGAAACCTCCTTTGCCAGCGACGACGAAGCGCGCAAGGCGGCGCTGCTGGATTTCTTCGTCAGCAACATCCGCCGCTTCTGGACCGACCGGGGCAAATCGCCCGATGCCGTCAGCACCGGCCAGGTCCGCGACCGAGCCGCGATCCCGCGCGGCGGCTGA
- a CDS encoding GNAT family N-acetyltransferase produces the protein MEIRRIGSSETEAFREIRLECLRLHPDAFGTVWEVEREQPDSHFERMLQDHQFWGGFLEGRLSGIVGFYVMPRAKERHRGVLYAMYVRPAAHGTGLADKLVDAVLTHARPLVDLVWLKVAALNEPARKLYDRFGFEVYGLEKASLRVAGIDVDQEYRVLMLR, from the coding sequence ATGGAGATCAGGCGGATCGGGTCGTCCGAAACCGAGGCATTCCGGGAGATCAGGCTGGAGTGCCTGCGGCTGCATCCTGATGCGTTCGGTACGGTGTGGGAAGTCGAGCGGGAGCAGCCCGACAGCCATTTCGAACGGATGCTGCAGGACCACCAGTTCTGGGGCGGTTTCCTCGAGGGTCGCCTGTCCGGAATCGTCGGATTCTATGTCATGCCCCGCGCCAAGGAACGCCACAGGGGTGTGCTGTACGCCATGTATGTGCGCCCGGCGGCGCATGGCACCGGCCTCGCCGACAAGCTGGTCGATGCGGTGCTCACGCACGCCCGACCCCTGGTCGATCTGGTCTGGCTGAAGGTTGCCGCTCTCAATGAACCGGCCAGGAAGCTCTATGACCGCTTCGGCTTCGAGGTCTATGGCCTGGAGAAAGCCAGCCTGCGCGTCGCGGGTATCGACGTGGATCAGGAATATCGGGTTCTGATGCTGCGATGA
- a CDS encoding aldo/keto reductase has translation MVALDHYRTLGRSGLRVSPLCLGAMTFGEDWGWGANAQDSRRMFDMYADRGGNFIDTADGYTQGTSETLVGEFIGPARDRWVIGTKFTMNTSPGDPNAGGNARKNMMRSLEGSLKRLGTDYIDLYWVHVWEFRTPVDEVMRALDDAVRQGKILYAGASNTPAWIVSQANTMAELRGWTPFAAMQLEYNLLERTPERDLLPMCRQLGLATVPWSPLAAGLLTGKYGRQHIAAPGAGDNRSLGGGGGTREEMVAASGRVTEKVLDINDGLRAVAGEVGATPAQVALAWVLAKGVTSPILGARTPAQLEDNLGSLDVTLSPVQIDRLDALTAIELGYPHDLIQGRFIQDVADGGTVIDKPFGRPA, from the coding sequence ATGGTTGCCTTGGACCACTACCGGACGCTGGGGCGTTCGGGCCTGCGTGTGTCGCCGCTCTGTCTGGGGGCGATGACCTTCGGCGAGGATTGGGGCTGGGGCGCCAACGCCCAGGACAGCCGCCGCATGTTCGACATGTATGCCGACCGGGGCGGCAATTTCATCGACACCGCCGACGGCTATACCCAGGGCACCAGCGAGACCCTGGTCGGCGAGTTCATCGGCCCGGCGCGCGACCGCTGGGTGATCGGCACCAAGTTCACCATGAACACCTCGCCCGGCGATCCCAATGCCGGCGGCAACGCGCGCAAGAACATGATGCGCTCGCTCGAGGGGTCGTTGAAGCGGCTGGGCACCGACTACATCGATCTCTACTGGGTCCACGTCTGGGAATTCCGTACCCCGGTCGACGAGGTGATGCGCGCGCTCGACGATGCGGTGCGCCAGGGCAAGATCCTCTATGCCGGCGCGTCCAACACGCCGGCGTGGATCGTCAGCCAGGCCAACACCATGGCCGAACTGCGCGGCTGGACGCCGTTCGCCGCCATGCAGCTGGAATACAATCTCCTCGAGCGCACGCCCGAGCGCGACCTGCTGCCCATGTGCCGCCAGCTCGGCCTCGCCACCGTGCCGTGGTCGCCGCTCGCCGCCGGGCTCCTGACCGGCAAGTACGGGCGCCAGCACATCGCCGCGCCGGGCGCGGGCGACAACCGGTCGCTGGGCGGCGGCGGCGGCACGCGCGAGGAGATGGTCGCCGCCTCCGGCCGCGTTACCGAGAAGGTGCTGGACATCAATGACGGCCTGCGCGCCGTCGCTGGCGAAGTCGGCGCGACCCCGGCGCAGGTGGCGCTCGCCTGGGTGCTCGCCAAGGGCGTCACCAGTCCGATCCTCGGCGCCCGCACCCCGGCGCAGCTCGAGGACAATCTGGGCAGTCTCGACGTGACCCTGTCACCGGTGCAGATCGACCGGCTCGACGCGCTGACCGCGATCGAGCTCGGCTATCCCCACGATCTGATCCAGGGCCGATTCATTCAGGACGTGGCCGATGGCGGAACGGTCATCGACAAGCCGTTCGGTCGTCCCGCCTGA
- a CDS encoding GcrA family cell cycle regulator — MGWTEDRVELLRNLWKKGLSASQIAEELGGDVTRNAVIGKAHRLGLSSRPSPVKKPVEEAAEPAAKPVKKAPKVEKPAPKAEPEIISILTLTDRMCKWPLGHPGDADFRFCGRKSTPGQPYCAHHAAMAYQAPQPRKDRRRGNR; from the coding sequence ATGGGTTGGACCGAAGATCGGGTCGAGCTGCTCAGGAACCTTTGGAAGAAGGGTCTCAGCGCCAGTCAGATCGCCGAGGAACTCGGCGGCGACGTCACGCGCAACGCCGTCATCGGCAAGGCCCACCGCCTTGGCCTGTCCTCGCGCCCGTCGCCGGTGAAGAAGCCGGTCGAGGAAGCGGCCGAGCCCGCCGCCAAGCCGGTCAAGAAGGCGCCCAAGGTCGAAAAGCCGGCACCCAAGGCCGAGCCCGAGATCATCAGCATCCTGACCCTGACCGACCGCATGTGCAAATGGCCGCTCGGCCATCCCGGCGACGCGGATTTCCGCTTCTGCGGCCGCAAGTCCACGCCGGGCCAGCCCTATTGCGCTCACCACGCCGCCATGGCTTACCAGGCCCCCCAACCCCGCAAGGACCGCCGCCGCGGCAACCGCTGA